TCCCACTTGGGTACAGTCAGTGTCTTAGGAGACACATGAACTCCTGTTCAGGGCATTAGGGAGAGGTCACACTACCTTCTTAGTTCTTGGCCTTGTGTGTCCTGTTTTGTttgccttttctgtttctttgttctgagaaTTCTGAGGTGTGGATTTGGGGTGACTGGAAGACAAAATGGGTAATATGACTAGTAAACCCAATATACGGGACTCCCCACTGCCTTGCCCCTGTCAGTGCCCACCTGTATCCAAACCCCCATCTCAGCCCTCACCACCTCGATCCAAACCTCCATCTCAGCCTTCACCTCAATCCAAATCCCCATCTCAGCCCTCACCCCGATCTACACCCCCATCTCAGCCCTCACTACCTCGATCCAAACCTCCATCTCAGCCTTCACCTCGATCCAAATCCCCATCTCAGCCCTCACCCCGATCTACACCCCCATCTCAGCCCTCACCACCTCGATCCAAACCCCCATCTCAGCCCTCACCACCTCGATCCAAACCTCCATCTCAGCCTTCACCTCAATCTAAATCCCCATCTCAGCCCTCACCCCGATCTACACCCCCATCTTGGCCCTCACCACCTCGATCTAAACCCCCAACTCAGCCCTTACCTCGATCCAAACCCTCACCTCAACCTCACTCCcggtcctctcccctccccacatcCGATCGGGATCAGGAGTTACTTCCTTATACTTCGCGACAGCAGCCCCAGGCCTCCTCTCTCACCAGGTCTCCCGCCACCCATCTCTCTAGCTGGAACACCCAGACCTCCCCTTTCAGCACAGACGGGAGCTGTCTAGTCTATGTACCTTTAACCACCGCTGACCTCTTCAAGTGGAAGATGCAGTTCCCTTCCTTTAGCACAAACCCAAGTTCCCTGATCTCCTTAATGGAGTCTATCTTTTCCATCTACTGTCCTTCTTGGGATGACTGTCAGGATATCTTAGCTGTCTTCTTCACCTCGCAAGAGAGGAGCCGGATTCTGACTGGGGCAGTGAAAGCATTTGTCAGAATGAACACAGGGAGGGGCAGGTGGAGGGCAGAAGA
This portion of the Apodemus sylvaticus chromosome 1, mApoSyl1.1, whole genome shotgun sequence genome encodes:
- the LOC127667479 gene encoding protein transport protein SEC24-like, translated to MGNMTSKPNIRDSPLPCPCQCPPVSKPPSQPSPPRSKPPSQPSPQSKSPSQPSPRSTPPSQPSLPRSKPPSQPSPRSKSPSQPSPRSTPPSQPSPPRSKPPSQPSPPRSKPPSQPSPQSKSPSQPSPRSTPPSWPSPPRSKPPTQPLPRSKPSPQPHSRSSPLPTSDRDQELLPYTSRQQPQASSLTRSPATHLSSWNTQTSPFSTDGSCLVYVPLTTADLFKWKMQFPSFSTNPSSLISLMESIFSIYCPSWDDCQDILAVFFTSQERSRILTGAVKAFVRMNTGRGRWRAEEADCFLPPFRWSPDWNKRTEEGRRALSNYHKALLEGMKLATRKPTDFLKVMCTRQGPKESPLQFLERLLEVFREYTPIDPDDPVNFKEFNQTFVDHSASDIRNAIQRVYGFEDMTRFELLKIAQSVFDNRESEEVMIIKTVVNAVMNSQLFYGNFNHRQRPQRLRRDQCAYCKRLGHWKHECPNRRQVCPHWGQF